The nucleotide sequence tatagaatctaacaaatgtgtgcggagaagACCAACCTGCTGCataacacacttgctgcaaggggacacctcttgccagagcaatagataaggcaatccccctggacaaatgagccctgattcctagaggcgacaTGCCTATGTCGAAGCGCTAGTccgatcgattgtcacaaaccaatcccctggttggatttgagaaacaatcactttgacagtcaagcTTGTAAACCTGGCTCGGCGTAATTCCAGGAACGCCTTATTATGAggagccccgccagtgctcaagtctttcagcaggttagcccggtaagcctgcaaaaaccgccatggtgtacAGCACCAGCCTAATTAGCTTTTTcccaccagggaagatgtcagtctatgcggcttggtggggagtgtggttttttttcaggaaggatgatgccCCAGGAGATAGATGGCCCACAACCGTCTCTTTTATCTGTGACATCATCTTATAACCCCATGCCTATACATCAATGATATTTAAATTAAGTTGATGGCACAAAAAACACAGGATGAATAAGGTCATAAAGGTCGCCAAAAAAAGAGGTAGAGAGAGCGCGTCAACTAAGGCTCCTCCCCTCGGCCACCCAAGCcgctttaaaacttttaaactcgTTTGCACACATCAAACGCAAACACAATACGGTCcttaagacaaaaagatctaaagaatgtttccggttcactcctatttataacctgcaggtgcacttcatcagatgacgtcacctgaccgatgttataaaagccaaaaatttggcgtgtttgatacacacatgcttcacaaccggcaacacaaaaagatttttccatagcgttttcacgcagcatcgagtgtagatTTTAAAAGGGAACCAGAATTCCTACAactaaaaaacagcaaaatgcagcatatatcatataaaaatatagagcTAATAGTAATCCAGAAACAGGAATATcaaacaagtttttttaaattctagTTGTTCCACTTTTATTACAAAAttgctggaaaaaaacaaattaacttccAAATTTGTACGCAAGGCTGAAAAAACCcttatttagacattttattcTACATGCACTTCTGTACTGAAATACACTAATAAGTGTTTTCAGCTGTATTGTACAAATGTatgaattttaatgcattagaaAACAAAGTTCAAACCAAGTGCCGTTTAATTGAAAAATATTCCACAAGCACAATTTCcaagcaaaatatttaaaaacttttataactTTCTTTACAGACTTTAATGTTTAGAAACATTAAATCATTAAGTATTAAAGAACTGCAAATTTACATGCTACAGCACTCAATACATTTTCTGTAATCAGATTATATAGTgtattatatactttatatacttatataatacTATAAGTAGTAAGAATGGTTACATCATTACATAAAATTGATAAATGATTGGAAAACAATTAAGTAAGcactatactactactactactattactactacaactactacttataataaagcttttctttatatagagaaatatgaTAATGAGACATTTTAGGTGATTTTAGTCCTGTAAAAAAGCATgaagagaaacaaacaaacaacagctGAGTTCAACAGCTGAAACAGGACGTCTGTTTTGTGTCCTGATTGACTGTATCGGTGTTAGAATAAGATTCAacctaaaaggaaaaacatgaaaataataatcactttgttatcttttttttttttaatgcggacatttaagaaatttaatTCACAATCTGCTTTGGTATATCATCTTATAGAATTATTTCACATTCCTAAAAGCAATgtatttatgaaaataatactACACACACTTAAGAACTTAAgaacacacacgaacacacacacacacacacacacagttattcaCTGGCTTATCTTTTTAAGTCATGAATGAAGCTGTATAATCTGCAATTGTACAAAAAGGCACAATACTATCAGCTGTGTCTTTGTGAACCTGATTTTTATAGCTTGGATGAGGACAAACTTAACACtaacaataataagaaaaaaatatataccaaGACCAATGTTGTGGTTGCTGAGGTAGAGCCTTGGTCATAGGAtaaggaaaagtgtgtgtgtgtgtgtgtgtgtgtgtgcatactttGTGTTTTCTTGTGCATCAGTTTGTAGCTCATCAGCACAAATCCTCCAATCAGCAGCAGagctgcacaaacacacacactgatggcgacagtgggacctaaaacaaagagagaaacaaaaacaataaagtacAGCCTACAGCCATCAAACGAGACCAAAAGACATATTTtgtaatgtgtatgtgtttaatgtgtgttcCTGTTTTGTGCCACCTTCTTTTTGTAGAGCCAGGAGAATCCTGCTACCAAACTGAGATCAACcagaaacaatttattttacgATATTAAGGACCTAGCAAAATGGTCCCTGACCGTAACACACAGTGTTATCCCCTTACTGTAAAACGCAGTAACACACTGATCCCCTGACTGTATCACACTGATCCCCTGACTGTAAGACATTATACAGACTATAACACTCTTACTTTAACacacttaaaattaaatgaaaaccgattaaaagattaaaagtgAGCTCTTACTGAAACACACTACAGATGAGGTTTCTGTCAGCACTGCTAATGTCATCACATGAGactctgttgttgttgtgggtTGAATGGTTGTGCTCAATCCTATGgtgtttaaaagacaaaaaaatatttcataatataactattttaaataacttttaaaaaacaataactaaaatcCATCACAGATCCCACAGTCTTGGTGCTATTGAAAACATGTTGTGAagcaataatttttaaaatgacaaaaatgaaaGTTTTACCTGTAACATGGAGCCACATCTCTATAAAGTAGGTGTAATATCTGACTGAGCCGTCTCCATTCCACgcaccaaataaataaaatacttcatCATCTTCTCTCACATCGCTGATGTTTACACTGAGAACTTTTTCACTTCTGTCATCAGACATGGAAAATCTGTCATTCTGAAATTTTGTGTTAGTATTAAGAATGTTTTCAATTATATTGTCATCATCCACTGAGTAAAGATATTTTGTGTTTCTCCCATACTCCTCTGGATAGTTACAGTTGATGGTGATATTCTGCCCAAGATAAACATTCATTACTTTTGGCACTCCGCAAGTATCTGTcaataatacaaacaaacaaaaactatttcATAGGCTTCAGAGAAGTGATACCCTTCACAGTTTATATATGTATTAgctaaaaaaagtaattttcacAAGTGAAAAAATTGGTATTTCTTTTACTCACTATTATAAACTTTTAGTTTGACCGTGGAGTTGCTCTGATTCCCCAATCCAAATCTGTATGTTCCAGTATCCTGTGGCTTCAGCTTTCTGATCAATACTAAAAAGTGTTTGTCCGTGTTTGAATACACCATAAATCTTCCATCTTGAACTTGATGGCGTTTGGTGTCGGCACGTATTATATCAGTGCAGTCATTTTTATTCactttacaaatatatttactATCATGTGAATACCATTGTATGTTAGAGAATATAATGACACTTCCTCCTGAGTAACCAATCACATCAGAACAGTTTACTGGACCTGTCAATCAAATGAAAATCCAATGGCTTTTACTGTACCTTACTAAgcttttaatattttcacaatCTTAAACAAATAACATCAAAAACAGTTGCTAAAAGAAAATATCTGACCTGATATAAGGTAGAGGGCAAAAATGAGGAGGATCTTCATCCTGAAATGAAATTTACCGTCACTTCACTTCTACTATTTTACTTCTGTTGAAATTTGCTCTGAGAACTGAAGAAAGTTCTGCTGATCTTCTCTTCTACTTGATGTCTATCTGCATTCATTTAGTTCtttaattttctcttttctcacaACGCTGTATTTATCAGTGAGAAGATCTGTGTATGGGGGTGAGAAGGCAAGAGTAGGAGGGACAAAAACGCTTGTCCAAAaatgcatgtacacacactaatggaattaGTGCaggctaacaaaaaaaaaaaaaaaaaaggatctgtAACCTCTCACctgcttttgctttttaaaggatgactttcattcacacacacacatgcaaacacaaaataaaaataattttacacatGCACAGTAAACCGTACACGCGTGCACTTAGGTTAAATATACGAGtgagaatatactgtacaggcaCTAAGACAGAGCAGGGGAGGCGTGCTACATGATGTTCGTCTTGTGGAATCgaaatccgaggttccactgtaattcaAAGATTTGACTTATATTTGGCCCCTTCTTGTGGCTGACATAAGTAAGTTGCCATTTTCCCTCAAAGTATGCAGTATCCCAAAAGATGACCTAAACCTCGGGGCTCCTATATCCACCTTATTCCTGCTTTCTGTGATGAATGGGAATCAGCAGATGCAAGTGATGGTATTTACTCCATTTGGTACAACTGATATTTGAAATATTCACCTGACCAAAAATAACTAAATCTATCTTACTCAACAACTTAACCAACTAAATGCTTTCCAGTAGCTGCATGTACAGTCAGCATGAGAATGTGAATGATCTGTAATGTCGGTGCAGTAGCTCAactgtgaaaagaaaacaacagatgttgagagcaacaaaaaaaataggagGGTGTcatgatttaaaacaaaaaaactagttTAGGAAATGAACATAGGAATGTTTTAGTTTGTCCTCAGCTTGTACTGAGGTCTTTCTTCATCGTTGGTGTTTTAATATCAACATTGATAAACATTAGTTGTCATatagcctccgagtggcgcagtggtaaagcgctcgccctatcatccggagatcgctggttcgaatcccgggtgatgctgttttcctctcacagctggaggcacagagagagctgattggccaagcttcTTTAGGgggaagggatgagaggtactttgtgctcccacattaatcacggctctacagccaatcaggggcgtctgtgagctcgcgcacgcggaaggagcggctagcgctttcctccgattGTGTTACTCCTCCCCTAACgctgcgtgagcgagcagttcgaaaagatgcggtcggctgacgtcacgtggttcggaggaaacacgtgatagtcttcgccctccctgctgaatggtagtagtagccttaatgtgggagccccctagtgacggggaggaattggccacgactaaattagggagaaaattggaaaaaaaccatatatatatatatatatatatatataaaaaaaaacattagttgtCATATATATGTAACTGTTATTTATAAGCACTGTTTAAGTTTCTGATCATGTGATAAAATGAAACCAATCTGACCGCATACAGTATGGTATGTTTGCACTCTGAGAACAGTAAAATCATTTGGACACAGTACaaagaaaattataacattTGCATCTAGTTTAACACATCTAGTGTcacttgtgtttttgttttatctattaatttttgttgcttttgtatTTGCCATGCGAGTAAAGCACACTTtgaatctctccttctctctctctctctgtctctctctctgtgtgactCATGCATGCATGCTAATTCGAGGGAATTTATCCTCAGGACCAGTCACTGATGAAAACTAGTTTAGTTTGACTGGTCCTGAGGATAAATTCCCTCGGAAAATCAGCATGTAATAAGTTTCATATCAATAGAAACAAACACTATAATAAATGACTACTGCAGTGAATTAGAGCTGACATTAAATCATTTATAGGAATTTGCAGTGCAGACCTTCAGCTTTAGTTTCAATTTGaggattattataaaaaactttatCCAAATCTGTTGATTAGTTTTATATAGAGTCATTGAAGATACAAGTGCACTTaataaataagtattattaaaaTAGTTATTAGATAAGGTGGCtttggttagcgctgtcgccttgcaccttctgGGTCCCACCTTCCCGAGGTCTGTATGCAtgaagtgtgcatgttctccctgtgcttggtgggtttcttttagggtactctggtttcctcccacagtccaaagacatgcagattagtgtaATTGGTGTTCAGAAATTGCCAGTATTgatgaatgagcgtgtgagtgcgtgtacgtgtgtgcactgcaatggattggtaccccgTTCAGGGTGTAGTCTGCctcatgccttaagtctcctgggatatgctccagccCTCCAAAATCTTGCATACAGAatgaagcagtatagacgatgagtgagtaagagttAATAAGAACTGTACAAAAGCAAGGatcttagccacaactaaaacAATCTCATATAAAGAAGGCCCAAAAGTATCATGGTGGATGCAGCTGGCATGAGACttaaagtgatgaacagtcactttctggtctagcttgatttccttcagggtgttgagaatggattcgacacaagcgggagacagctgtgcccgcattgtgatcgaatcccatgtgatacccaaatatgttgtcctcagaacaggaaagagcaggacggagatgagctaggacgacatcccaatgtcgaagcgctagctcctgagactgagccagaatcagccagtcgtctatgtaatttaaaatacagatGCACTGGAGTCGTAAAGGAGCCAGaactgcatccatgcattttgtgtatgtgtggggtgagagagctagaccaaatggaaggacccgatactgggaagcttcgcccccgaaagcaaacttcaggaacttcctgtgttgtggcaatatttctatatgaaagtatGTGTCCTTTAGATCTATTGTCGCAAACCAGTcccttggttggatttgagaagCAATcattttgacagtcaacattttggtTGAACCACATAATGGTTCAATCTAATGGTTCacataaaatcaattaaaattgaACCACATGAAAAGGGTATCCCCTGGcgtgtaacccttatttgcctccaGGGATTAGCCCTGGGTAAaatccccttgcttttagccacaaatgaaatgatctcatgtgcagaaggcccaaaggtattaccgtggatgcagctgccatgaggcagGAGAcacctgtgcccgcattgcgatcaAATCCtacgtgacacccaaatatgttgtgttctgagcaggaaagagaacgcttttatgGCGGTAAGTCTCAACCCTAAAGAATCAAGATGAGCTAGGGCGACATGCCTATGTCGGAGCGCTAGTccgatcgattgtcacaaaccaatcccctGGTTGGATTTAAgaaacaatcactttgacagtcaagcTTGTAAACCTGGCTCGGCGTAATTCCAGGAACGCCTTATcatgaagagccccgccagtgctcaagtctttcagcaggtcagcctggtaagcctgcaaaaaccgccatggtgtacAGTAGAGCACCAGCCTAATTAGCTTTTccccaccagggaagatgtcagtctacgcggcttggtggggagtgtggttttttttttcaggaaggatgatgtcccaggagataGATGGCccacaagcgtctcttctatctgtgACATCATCTTATAACCCAATGCCTACACATCAATGATATTCAAATTAAGTTGATGGCACAAGAAACACAAGATGAATAAGGTCATAAAGGTCGCCAAAAAAaggggtagagagagagagcgcgtcaACTAAGGCTCCTCCCCTCGGCCACCCAAGCcgctttaaaacttttaaactcgTTTGAACACATCAAACGCAAACACAATACGGTCcttaagacaaaaagatctaaggaatgtttccggtttactgctatttataacctgcaggtgcactttatcagatgacatcacctgaccgatgttatataagccaaaaatttgacgtgtttgatacacacatgcttcacaaccggcaacacaaaaagttgttcccatagcgttttcatgcagcatcgagtgtagatTTTGAAAGGGAACCAGAATTCCTACAACTAAAAAACAGCTAAACGCAGCAtatatcatataaaaatatagagcTAATAGTAATCCAGAAACAGGAATATCAAACATCTTTTTTAAATTCTAGTTGTTCCACTTTTATTACAAAAttgctggaaaaaaacaaattaacttccAAATTGTACGCAAGGCTGTAAAAACCcttatttagacattttattcTACATGCACTTCTGTACTGAAATACATTAATAAGTGTTTTCAGCTGTATTGTACAAATGTatgaattttaatgcattagaaAACAAAAGCACATTACCATCATTAAATGGTAAATCATTAAGTATTAAAGAACTGCAAATTTACATGCTACAGCACTTAATACATTTTCTGTAATCAGATTATATAGTgtattatatactttatatacttatataatacTATAAGTAGTAAGAATGGTTACATCATTACATAAAATTGATAAATGATTGGAAAACAATTAAGTAAGcactatactactactactacttctactactattactactacaactactacttataataaagcttttctttatatagagaaatatgaTAATGAGACATTTTAGGTGATTTTAGTCCTGTAAAAAAGCATgaagagaaacaaacaaacaacagctGAGTTCAACAGCTGAAACAGGACGTCTGTTTTGTGTCCTGATTGGCTGTATCGGTGTTAGAATAAGATTCAACCTAAaagcaaaaacatgaaaataatatcacttttaataatcaattactttgttatcttttttttttttaatgcggaCATATAAGAAATTTAATTCACAATAATCTGCTTTGGTATATCATCTTATAGAATTATTTCACATTCCTAAAAGCAATGTATTCATGAAAATAATACTACACACACTTAAGAACTTAAgaacacacacggacacacacacatggacacacacacacacacacacacacacacacacacacagttatttaCTGGCTTATCTTTTTAAGTCATGAATGAAGCTGTATAATCTGCAATTGTACAAAAAGGCACAATACTATCAGCTGTGTCTTTGTGAACCTGATTTTTATAGCTTGGATGAGGACAAACTTAACACtaacaataataagaaaaaaatatatacctaGACCAATGTTGTGGTTGCTGAGGTAGAGCCTTGGTCATAGGAtaaggaaaagtgtgtgtgtgtgtgtgtgtgtgcatactttGTGTTTTCTTGTGCATCAGTTTGTAGCTCATCAGCACAAATCCTCCAATCAGCAGCAGagctgcacaaacacacacactgatggcgacagtgggacctaaaacaaagagagaaacaaaaacaataaagtacAGCCTACAGCCATCAAACGAGACCAAAAGACATATTTtgtaatgtgtatgtgtttaatgtgtgttcCTGTTTTGTGCCACCTTCTTTTTGTAGAGCCAGGAGAATCCTGCTACCAAACTGAGATCAACcagaaacaatttattttacgATATTAAGGACCTAGCAAAATGGTCCCTGACCGTAACACACAGTGTTATCCCCTTACTGTAAAACGCAGTATCACACTGATCCCCTGACTGTATCACACTAATCCCCTGATTGTAACACACTGATCCTCTGACTGTAAGACATTATACAGACTATAACACTCTTACTTTAACacacttaaaattaaatgaaaaccgattaaaagattaaaagtgAGCTCTTACTGAAACACACTACAGATGAGGTTTCTGTCAGCACTGCTAATGTCATCACATAAGactctgttgttgttgtgggtTGAATGGTTGTGCTCAATCCTATGGTGTTTAAAAgacaaaatttttattatttgataatataactttttaaaataatttttgaaaaATCAATAACTAAAAGAAAATCCTTCACAGATCACACAGTCTTGGTGCTATTGAAAACATGTTGTGAAGcaataatttgtaaatatgacaaaaataaaagtttcaCCTGTAACATGAAGCCACATCTCTATAAAGAAGGTGTAATATTCGACTGACCCCCCTCCATTCCACgcgccaaataaataaaatacttcatCATCTTCTCTCACATCGCTGATGTTTACACTGAGAACTTTTGCACTTCTGTCATCAGATATGGAGAATCTGTCGTTCTGAAATTTTGTGTTAGTATCAAGAATTTCTTTAATTATACTGTCATCATCCACTGAGTCAAGATATTTTGTGTTTCTCCCATACTCCTCTGGATAGTTACAGTTGATGGTGATATTCTGCCCAAGAtaaacattcattatttttggCACCCCACAAGATGTATCTGTCAATaatacaaacagacaaaaactatTTCATAGGCTTTGTAGAAGTGACACCCTTCACAGTTTATATATGTATTCACTCTATAATACCTAATTAATAGCTTGATCTTGTatgtgtgataaaaaaaagtaattttcacaagtaaaaaaataggTATTTTTACTCACTATTATAAACTTTTAGGTTGACCGTGGAGTTGCTTTGATTCCCCAATCCAAATCTGTATGTTCCAGCATCCTGTGGCTTCAGCTTTCTGATCAATACTAAGAAGTAATTTTTTGTGTTTGAATACAACATGAATCTTCCATCTTGAACTTTATTGTGTTTGGTGTCAGCACGTATTATATCAGTGCAGTCATTTTTATTCactttacaaatatatttactATCGTGTGAGTACCACTGGATGTTAGACATTATAATGACACTTTCTCCTGAGTAACCAATCACATCAGAGCAGTTTACTGGACCTGTCAATCAAATTAAAAtcccttttaatattttacacaatCCTAAATAAATAACGTCAAATACagttgataaaaatatatatctaacCTGAAATAAGGTAGAGGACAAAGATGAGAAGGATCTTCATCGTGAAATGAAATTTACCTTCACTTCACTTCTACTATTTTACTTCTGTTAAAATTTGCTCTGCCTGTTCCACTGAAGAACGTTCTGCAGATCTTCTCTTTTATTTGATGTCTTTCTGCATTCATTTAGTTTtgtcatttccttttttctcaCAATGCTGTATTAGTTGGTGATGCAGATCTGTGTAAAACCCACCCACAGTTCTTCCTCTCATTCTTTTAGctttgttaaactttttttgttagttttgtctttttgtttttggtggTGTTTTATCAGTTgtctgcatgtaaaaaaaagaaaagaaaaaagaaacaatgccAATAGGTTTATAAGCACAATGGCTGATCATTGCAGTGAccctcttaaaaagaaaaaggcaaaacacAGAAGGCAAAGGTTAAAAAGTACAGAAAGCCTCCAAACCTACCATGCTCTACAGTCACCACtattgtaagcatttttttttttttatcaaacaatCTGGTAAGAACCCCATCATTTTGAGGTCTGAACAACATTTTCCTGCTCTTTTGTCAAATACTGTAGGCAAAGCCTTCATAAACCTGAGAATTATGTTTTGATTCCAGATCCAATGCTGCTCGTCACAGTAAACATGAGGATGgtatttacagattttttttttttaggcatttccCATAAAACACAGACATTAGATAATGCCACTGCAAATGCCAACAAGTGAAAATAACTAAAATTGTAACAATTTATGGCAACATTAGATACATGCAAGATACTTACATACaacatataatgttaatatCCTTTGTTAGATTTCTTCGGAATTTCACAACTATAtgcaaaaattctttaaaagcatTTACAAAGCTATTTCAATATTAGgtatgtattttcttttaataattacaGGCACCATATATTTTTGTTAGAGAAAGTACTCActcataaaattaatttatcttttttttggttgtgCTGTATGCTGAGCCTTTCCTGGGAACAATAGAAGAACCTGGTAGATGGGATAATCTCGGGGATCCATACTTACACAGAATTCACACTTGGACaatatacagtgtacagtggaaccttggattgcaagcataattcttTCCAAAAGCATgctcgtatatcaaaacactcgtcaATCAAAGTGAATtaccccataagaaataatgaaaacttaaattatttgtttcacaacccacaaaaataaatacataaaaacaaataatacaaaatataaagtaaagattaaacaaattaacctgcaaaccttaacctttgaaaaaagtcaaaataaatcccaacagataagtgttcccggtagtgtttgtgtgcgcacacactgtgtgtgtgtgtgtgtgtgtgtgtgtgtgtgtgtgtgtgtgtgaagctaaagtaagacgaGAGGAGAAATGACTGCCTCCCCCCTCCCTCCTGTCTTATTTAAAATGGGGAAAGGACTAGTTTGCGGGatgactttctttctctctctcacacacacacacactagaaaacactgttttatcgggaaaataaacaatatctctctctaatgacactatAGCATGCACACT is from Clarias gariepinus isolate MV-2021 ecotype Netherlands chromosome 22, CGAR_prim_01v2, whole genome shotgun sequence and encodes:
- the LOC128510326 gene encoding uncharacterized protein LOC128510326; its protein translation is MKILLIFVLYLISGPVNCSDVIGYSGESVIIMSNIQWYSHDSKYICKVNKNDCTDIIRADTKHNKVQDGRFMLYSNTKNYFLVLIRKLKPQDAGTYRFGLGNQSNSTVNLKVYNNTSCGVPKIMNVYLGQNITINCNYPEEYGRNTKYLDSVDDDSIIKEILDTNTKFQNDRFSISDDRSAKVLSVNISDVREDDEVFYLFGAWNGGGSVEYYTFFIEMWLHPTVAISVCVCAALLLIGGFVLMSYKLMHKKTQS